A window of the Juglans microcarpa x Juglans regia isolate MS1-56 chromosome 5D, Jm3101_v1.0, whole genome shotgun sequence genome harbors these coding sequences:
- the LOC121265933 gene encoding uncharacterized protein LOC121265933, whose amino-acid sequence MDKSWMNDPDRLVSPAYAEGVKYFLAQARNHASGRDRIRCPCRACLNNLWLPIFEVETHLFMKGINPNYTQWIFHGEEDTTWNMSDEDIDDDINQEDDYIDDMQDMLDDIRAGTFDDAPQDSTPAANRPRETVDLLSFQQLLEDARRPLFDGCTKFSKLSFVVKLLHIKSIGGWSIKSFDILLDLLRSAFPDALLPQSYEESRSLERGLGFKYHKIHACPNDCILFWKENAVLNECPVCKASRWIPNTHGQRAVPQKVLRHFPLKPRLQRLFMSAKIAGDMRWHKEQQTKEDSCMRHPADSECWKKFDEDHDWFALDPRNVRLGLASDGFTPFNNLAKPHSIWPVILVPYNLPPWSCMKDQFFITSLIIPGPRSPGNEIDVYLQPLIDELLEFWVDGVPTYDASTKETFMLHAALLWTINDFPAYGNLSGWSTKGKLACPSCNADTDSNWLKYGRKHCYMGHRRFLPPDHIWRRKKWLFNSREDHRMPPREFGPEEIQNQLQMIGDVQFGKSHRKKKRTAEELNWTKCSIFFVLPYWSTLRLRHNLDVMHIEKNIADNILFTLMNSPGKSKDNINSRRDLELLGYRKELHLIWHGDRVTMPHAQYTLNVEQRNKFCEWLSDIKFPDGFASNISNCVSRRDCKISGLKSHDCHVFLQRLLPIAAGGI is encoded by the coding sequence atggacaaaagttggatgaatGACCCCGATAGGCTCGTATCACCTGCATACGCCGAAGGCGTTAAATATTTCCTCGCACAAGCACGAAACCATGCAAGTGGAAGGGATCGCATCCGGTGTCCATGTCGTGCATGCCTTAACAATCTGTGGCTGCCTATATTTGAGgtggaaactcatttgtttATGAAAGGGATCAACCCAAATTACACGcagtggatatttcatggggaggaggaTACAACATGGAACATGAGTGAtgaagatattgatgatgatatCAACCAAGAAGACGATTACATAGATGACATGCAGGATATGTTGGATGACATCCGGGCAGGCACCTTCGATGATGCGCCCCAAGATAGCACTCCTGCGGCAAACAGGCCACGAGAGACGGTAGATTTATTATCTTTCCAGCAACTACTAGAGGATGCCCGACGTCCGTTATTTGATGggtgtacaaaattttcaaaactgtcaTTCGTGGTCAAGTTGTTACACATCAAATCAATCGGTGGGTGGTCAATTAAGTCATTTGACATTCTACTTGATTTGTTGAGGTCTGCCTTTCCTGATGCCCTATTGCCACAATCATATGAGGAGTCAAGGTCGTTGGAGCGCGGTTTGGGCTTcaaataccacaaaatccatgcgTGCCCCAACGACTGCATcttattttggaaggaaaatgcagTTCTTAATGAATGCCCTGTATGTAAGGCTTCGAGGTGGATACCAAATACACACGGACAGCGCGCGGTACCTCAAAAAGTGTTGCGTCACTTTCCTTTGAAACCGAGATTGCAGCGTCTCTTCATGTCTGCAAAGATAGCAGGTGATATGCGATGGCACAAAGAGCAACAGACGAAAGAAGATAGTTGTATGAGACATCCGGCCGACTCTGAGTgctggaagaaatttgatgaagaTCATGACTGGTTCGCTTTAGATCCTCGCAATGTTAGGCTCGGTCTGGCAAGTGATGGCTTCACTCCATTCAACAACTTGGCTAAACCTCATAGCATTTGGCCAGTGATCCTTGTCCCCTATAACTTGCCGCCGTGGTCATGCATGAAAGACCAATTCTTCATAACATCTCTGATTATTCCTGGCCcaaggtcaccagggaatgaGATTGATGTATACTTGCAGCCGTTGATCGATGAACTGCTTGAATTTTGGGTAGATGGGGTACCTACATATGATGCCTCAACTAAGGAGACGTTTATGTTGCATGCTGCCTTATTGTGGACAATCAACGATTTTCCTGCCTACGGGAATCTGTCTGGCTGGTCAACAAAGGGAAAATTGGCTTGTCCATCTTGCAATGCAGACACAGACTCTAATTGGTTGAAATATGGCCGAAAACATTGTTACATGGGACATCGTCGTTTCTTACCCCCAGATCACATATGGAGAAGGAAGAAATGGTTGTTCAACAGTAGAGAAGATCATCGCATGCCACCAAGGGAATTTGGTCCTGAAGAGATTCAAAATCAATTGCAGATGATTGGGGATGTTCAGTTTGGCAAATCTCATAGGAAGAAAAAACGCACTGCTGAAGAGCTGAACTGGACAAAGTGTAGCATATTCTTCGTGTTACCTTATTGGTCAACACTTCGACTTCGgcataatttagatgttatgcatattgagaagaatATTGCCGACAACATCTTATTCACTTTAATGAACAGTCCAGGGAAAAGTAAGGATAACATCAATTCAAGGCGTGACTTAGAGCTTTTGGGCTATAGAAAAGAATTACACTTGATATGGCATGGTGATCGTGTAACAATGCCACATGCACAGTACACATTAAACGTCGAGCaaaggaataaattttgtgagtggttgtcTGATATCAAATTTCCAGATGGGTTCGCTTCCAATATCTCGAACTGTGTATCTCGACGTGACTGCAAAATCTCAGGGTTGAAAAGCCATGACTGTCACGTTTTCCTTCAAAGACTACTCCCTATTGCTGCTGGGGGTATTTAA
- the LOC121265957 gene encoding U-box domain-containing protein 16, translating into MAVSPPQAFPPRKRRPISAASFISPKLSERNLIQSLLLFTQEISSLTPFQFLFKRHSVSLIRKSKHLAILFEELLLCNPIPALSPSAILCFEEMHVLLQRVKALIEDCSNGSKMWLLMQTESMANGFHELTRELSTLLDIFPLQEIDLNDDVAELIVLIRNQLNSQTKVNGVVDPRDDELRLEVLAMLDRIKREIVPDHSELAEIFARLGLRDASSCREEIENLEDEVQNQGNEKSKSEVIIALIGLVRYAKCVLFGASTPNTDIRSRETPSEAIVPADFKCPISLELMRDPVVVATGQTYDRESIKMWIESGHATCPKTGQNLVHTELIPNLSLKNLIAMWCREQKIPFEITAGSVKVNGVTTNKAALEATRMTATFLINKLSVSQSIEAANGVVYELRVLAKTDSDSRACIAEAGAIPMLVRYLGSDIGSEHPNLQVNAVTTILNLSILEANKTRIMETDGALNGIIEVLRSGATWEAKGNAAATIFSLAGVQIHRRRLGKKTRVIKGLLELAELGPLSSKRDALAAILNLAADREAVGRLLEGGVVRMTVELMDQFSEEAVTILESVVKRGGFVAIAASYIAIKKLTVVLREGSERAQESAAATLVTITRKGGAELVAELASTPGIERGIWELMQSGTPRARRKAATLLRILRRWAAGLDANVMDDTIISTTHMIHSSSTATALRMPG; encoded by the coding sequence ATGGCCGTATCTCCGCCCCAAGCTTTCCCGCCTAGAAAACGCCGACCAATATCGGCCGCTTCCTTCATATCCCCAAAACTCTCTGAGCGGAACCTTATCCAATCTCTTCTCCTTTTCACCCAAGAAATTTCGTCGCTCACACCTTTCCAATTCCTTTTCAAGCGCCATTCCGTTTCCCTCATCCGCAAATCCAAGCACCTCGCCATTCTTTTCGAAGAGCTTCTTCTCTGCAATCCCATCCCCGCTCTCTCTCCATCTGCCATCCTATGCTTCGAAGAAATGCACGTGCTTTTGCAGAGAGTCAAGGCCCTCATCGAGGACTGCTCCAACGGTAGCAAGATGTGGCTCCTCATGCAGACCGAGTCGATGGCCAACGGTTTCCACGAGCTCACTAGAGAGTTGTCCACTCTGCTTGATATTTTCCCCTTGCAAGAGATTGACTTGAACGACGATGTTGCAGAGCTAATCGTTTTGATCAGAAACCAGCTCAATTCCCAAACCAAAGTTAATGGCGTTGTGGATCCGAGAGACGACGAGCTCAGGCTCGAGGTGTTGGCCATGCTCGACCGGATCAAGAGGGAAATCGTGCCAGATCATTCCGAGCTCGCCGAGATCTTCGCGAGGCTAGGGCTTCGGGACGCTTCGAGTTGCAGAGAGGAGATAGAGAATCTCGAAGACGAGGTCCAAAACCAGGGCAACGAGAAATCCAAGTCCGAGGTAATAATCGCCTTGATTGGACTCGTTCGCTACGCCAAGTGTGTTCTTTTTGGAGCTTCGACTCCGAATACGGACATCCGGAGCCGGGAAACGCCATCGGAGGCAATTGTACCAGCTGATTTCAAGTGCCCTATCAGCCTGGAATTGATGCGGGACCCGGTGGTCGTGGCAACCGGACAGACATACGATAGGGAGTCAATCAAGATGTGGATCGAATCGGGACATGCCACGTGTCCAAAGACAGGTCAGAACCTGGTCCACACGGAACTTATTCCAAACCTCTCTTTGAAGAATCTTATCGCAATGTGGTGCCGCGAACAGAAGATACCGTTTGAAATTACAGCGGGTAGTGTGAAAGTCAACGGCGTTACAACGAATAAAGCGGCGTTGGAAGCTACGCGGATGACGGCGACGTTTTTGATTAACAAATTGTCTGTCTCTCAGTCAATAGAGGCTGCCAACGGCGTCGTTTACGAGCTTCGTGTACTTGCCAAGACAGACTCTGATAGCCGGGCCTGCATTGCCGAAGCAGGAGCTATCCCTATGCTTGTACGTTACCTTGGCTCGGATATTGGTTCGGAACACCCGAATCTCCAAGTTAACGCCGTGACGACGATCCTCAACCTTTCCATCTTGGAGGCAAACAAGACGAGGATCATGGAGACTGACGGAGCCTTGAACGGCATCATCGAGGTGCTACGCTCTGGCGCTACGTGGGAGGCGAAAGGGAATGCAGCGGCCACGATATTCAGCCTCGCAGGTGTACAAATACATAGAAGGAGACTCGGAAAGAAGACACGTGTCATCAAGGGATTGCTGGAGTTAGCCGAGTTGGGGCCCCTGAGTTCCAAGAGGGACGCGTTGGCAGCAATCCTGAATTTGGCGGCAGACAGGGAGGCCGTTGGGAGGTTACTCGAAGGAGGGGTAGTGCGGATGACCGTTGAATTGATGGATCAATTTTCAGAGGAGGCGGTGACTATATTGGAGTCGGTGGTAAAGAGGGGCGGCTTTGTCGCTATTGCGGCGTCATATATcgccattaaaaaattaaccgTGGTGTTAAGAGAGGGATCGGAGAGAGCCCAAGAAAGTGCGGCGGCAACTCTCGTCACAATCACGCGAAAAGGTGGTGCAGAGTTGGTGGCGGAGCTTGCGTCGACGCCGGGGATCGAGAGAGGGATATGGGAGTTAATGCAAAGTGGAACACCTAGAGCCAGAAGAAAAGCGGCTACGCTTTTGAGGATCCTCCGAAGATGGGCTGCCGGTTTGGATGCAAATGTAATGGATGACACCATAATTTCCACCACACACATGATACATTCGTCCTCAACAGCAACAGCATTGCGCATGCCTGGTTAA